One segment of Microscilla marina ATCC 23134 DNA contains the following:
- a CDS encoding TetR/AcrR family transcriptional regulator — MDKKQLYIEKTLHLFLQKGIKNVTMSEVTQALNVSSKTLYKMFDGKTGLVLTCIRLHKYQMSEMAQRIIDEKDENVLDAIISIHDAFLGEVVQIDPAYFNDIAFYYPEIWETESYFDFKYTKGLMMRGIKQGLFHKNLDVELAVDTIVLLIRAMIEHKDLQGKYKQNYEPLYNSMLLPYLKGLCTMHGLQKLREYHKAKLQAARKAEAI; from the coding sequence ATGGATAAAAAGCAATTATACATCGAGAAAACATTACACTTATTTTTGCAAAAAGGGATCAAAAACGTGACCATGAGCGAGGTAACACAAGCTTTGAACGTATCCAGCAAAACACTTTATAAAATGTTTGACGGCAAAACCGGGCTGGTGCTTACCTGTATTAGGTTGCACAAGTACCAAATGAGTGAAATGGCGCAACGCATTATTGACGAAAAGGATGAAAATGTACTGGATGCTATTATCAGCATTCATGATGCCTTTTTGGGTGAGGTAGTCCAGATAGATCCGGCATATTTCAATGACATTGCCTTTTATTATCCTGAGATATGGGAAACCGAGAGTTACTTTGACTTTAAGTATACCAAAGGCTTGATGATGAGGGGAATTAAGCAAGGACTTTTTCATAAAAACCTTGACGTAGAGTTGGCAGTAGATACTATAGTGTTGTTGATAAGAGCCATGATAGAGCATAAAGACCTTCAGGGCAAGTATAAACAAAACTACGAGCCTTTGTACAACAGTATGTTATTGCCTTACCTCAAGGGGCTTTGTACAATGCATGGCTTACAAAAACTGAGAGAATATCATAAAGCCAAGCTACAGGCTGCCCGAAAAGCAGAAGCCATTTAA
- a CDS encoding histidine kinase: MSRLNPYLRKHRLLLALLAGNLAYFVSIFIHDSFDFVQQNYHIPDHLYALLMMGIFVETIWAVAVWLDQWLLIEHKFKQRAIVQGLFSLGAMIGLITLADATLPGFTLNTLRHFQEFEDVAHSVVIKKVRVYSTFGFTAVLLNIVYFGWRFFRDFHVAQLKAEQLHKETVANQLQTLKNQIHPRFWFASLEALIQLVHQDPDLSEKFIKKLSLFYRYNITNSEKELITLAEELEFVNIYIDLINIKNPAMLKWHHQLAPAMLQYLLPSKALQKVFEQVLETHLYDATRPLTLKLSTNPEANLIVTYSGLKKLHTPEYITQDWLVELNQIYQFYTPQKVQEHTQKKQSQVVLPLLQVDG; encoded by the coding sequence ATGAGTCGTTTGAACCCATACTTGCGTAAGCACCGCTTGCTGTTGGCTTTGTTGGCGGGTAATCTGGCTTACTTTGTCAGCATATTTATTCACGATAGTTTTGATTTTGTTCAACAAAACTACCACATTCCCGATCATTTGTATGCCCTGCTTATGATGGGAATATTTGTAGAAACTATATGGGCAGTGGCGGTGTGGTTAGACCAGTGGCTGCTTATTGAGCATAAGTTTAAGCAACGGGCAATTGTTCAAGGATTGTTCAGCCTGGGGGCTATGATAGGGTTGATTACCTTGGCTGATGCAACATTGCCTGGTTTTACGCTCAACACCTTGAGGCATTTTCAAGAATTTGAGGATGTAGCTCATTCGGTAGTGATCAAAAAGGTAAGGGTGTACTCTACTTTTGGGTTTACGGCGGTATTGTTGAATATTGTGTATTTTGGCTGGCGTTTTTTTCGGGATTTTCACGTGGCGCAACTCAAGGCAGAGCAATTGCACAAAGAAACAGTGGCGAACCAACTACAAACCCTCAAAAATCAGATTCATCCCCGGTTTTGGTTTGCCAGCCTTGAAGCCTTGATTCAGCTGGTGCACCAAGACCCTGATTTATCAGAAAAATTTATCAAAAAACTGTCTCTATTTTATCGATACAATATTACCAACAGCGAAAAAGAATTAATTACGTTGGCCGAAGAACTTGAGTTTGTCAATATTTACATTGACCTTATAAATATTAAAAACCCTGCAATGCTCAAGTGGCACCATCAATTGGCGCCTGCTATGCTTCAGTATTTGTTACCTTCCAAAGCATTGCAAAAGGTGTTTGAGCAGGTTTTAGAAACCCACCTGTACGATGCTACTCGTCCACTGACGCTTAAGTTGAGCACCAACCCTGAAGCAAATCTGATAGTGACTTATAGTGGACTCAAAAAACTGCATACCCCTGAGTATATTACTCAGGACTGGTTGGTTGAACTCAACCAGATTTATCAGTTTTATACCCCACAAAAAGTACAAGAACACACTCAAAAAAAACAAAGTCAAGTAGTATTACCTTTGTTACAAGTAGATGGGTAG
- a CDS encoding sensor histidine kinase, with translation MKEKVYHISIGAALGLIVRAYILFNNEGRMPDIIKEWDITLLSVLLGAFFYPLLVYFNQYLMQRIDRKNHLIRFFSVQFVSHLLIVFALLIPVFIVYVAMFGHFAQTEGLALLPIFTDWYNNRGTSGAIAILLIVSTYNTGGFAAYYFTRLQQTLLETKRIERQQLQSQFSVLKSQISPHFLFNSLNALSTMVHKDAQQSEVFIRKLSDIFHYVLQNSHRDLISLQQELEFTKAYCYLLQVRYGRNLKVNMAIDPAKAPHMIPPLTLQMLVENAIKHNEISKDRPLRVHIATQGDFLLVQNNLQVRQQPEASLHIGLNNILSRYVFFTDIKVEVSKTLVLFMVKLPLLKPVAS, from the coding sequence GTGAAAGAGAAAGTTTATCATATAAGTATAGGAGCCGCTTTAGGGTTGATCGTGAGGGCGTATATTTTGTTCAACAACGAAGGGCGTATGCCAGACATCATAAAAGAGTGGGACATTACCTTATTGAGCGTTTTATTGGGCGCATTTTTTTATCCGCTTTTGGTTTACTTTAACCAATACCTGATGCAGCGCATTGATCGCAAGAATCATTTGATTCGATTTTTTAGTGTACAGTTTGTCAGCCATTTACTCATTGTGTTTGCGTTGTTGATACCTGTCTTTATTGTTTATGTGGCTATGTTTGGTCATTTTGCCCAAACCGAAGGACTTGCCTTATTGCCTATTTTTACCGATTGGTACAACAACCGGGGTACTTCGGGGGCTATAGCTATTTTGCTCATTGTGAGCACTTACAACACCGGAGGTTTTGCCGCCTATTATTTTACCCGCCTTCAGCAAACCCTGCTGGAAACAAAACGTATTGAACGACAACAGCTACAGTCTCAGTTTTCGGTGCTTAAGAGCCAGATTAGTCCTCATTTTTTGTTTAATAGCCTCAATGCCTTGTCTACAATGGTGCACAAAGATGCCCAACAATCAGAGGTTTTTATCCGCAAGCTTTCAGACATTTTTCATTATGTACTCCAAAACAGCCACCGCGATTTGATTTCGCTTCAGCAGGAGCTAGAGTTTACCAAGGCTTATTGTTACTTGTTACAAGTACGTTATGGGCGCAACCTAAAGGTAAATATGGCCATAGACCCTGCCAAAGCTCCCCACATGATTCCTCCGCTTACGCTGCAAATGTTGGTAGAAAATGCCATCAAACACAACGAAATTTCTAAAGATCGTCCTTTAAGAGTGCATATTGCTACTCAAGGCGATTTTTTGCTGGTGCAAAATAACCTACAGGTTCGGCAGCAGCCCGAAGCTTCGCTGCATATAGGGCTCAACAATATTTTGAGTCGGTATGTTTTTTTTACCGATATAAAGGTAGAGGTATCCAAAACTCTAGTCTTGTTTATGGTCAAGTTGCCACTTTTAAAGCCTGTTGCCTCATGA
- a CDS encoding leucine-rich repeat domain-containing protein, translating to MAKYTDIEKALANPLDVTHLEINCKYGNEISEQVLACEHLKILEVNGYNYKVPLAFKQFTQLEKVVFYGRYNKFPQFIFDLPNIKHLHFEGYGMDYFPNEFEKLPQLESLKIVANLFNNPYQHFPDSIFTLPRLKSLHIYADIQMLAGLPNSLQNLESLCLYYNNLSAKSMEAICGLSKLHTLLLTNYYYNGKPLFLPNDIGNLKSLQKLELYNNYIQDLPNAIRSLTQLEWLNLCNGRFDSLPFVAGDLPLLKALILEQNKQMDVSKELRKFVHAPIVHLNLKSCGLDSFPEEVFKLRQLQYLNVSNNRIDKLPLDIVNLPELHSIETTKTLLAKSTEAKSGKPINKLLKLLKENKSTETFKKISLALLVNDKDYLAQVPPHSLLPALNTPQSVVRENALVALEHHFTDKTDSLRHPQTVVTIIGKNKGLPINKTYQQLKKQGVQTSRTLQDITTHVVLGTEPGEKLDKALALDPVWVLPQQLRVFLQKNEVPYLMQATEGQSSSDSLEDLLQNSDPQNVILGLTMMMEGGIPNDLVYDIVILSLKKSYPPSQAAKKVLERYTSEEFRAVIRKHSRKAMVNILRALHEEPLIDQKRLAISALKFFKNEPNRYYYFNRLQRVAFELCFKQGGEVAKLAIEARTQDQTLELTGFYIKKIPEELRNFKNIKVMHLGGNGLRMLPDWFIELKKLERLELTNNMFNKTEKARIVELLPQVQVLF from the coding sequence ATGGCAAAATATACTGATATTGAAAAAGCGCTCGCAAACCCACTGGATGTCACCCATCTTGAAATAAATTGTAAATATGGCAACGAAATATCAGAACAAGTGCTTGCCTGTGAGCACCTAAAAATACTGGAGGTCAACGGCTATAACTATAAAGTGCCTCTGGCCTTTAAACAATTTACCCAGCTGGAAAAAGTAGTTTTCTATGGGCGTTACAACAAGTTTCCTCAGTTTATATTTGACCTTCCCAATATCAAACACTTGCATTTTGAAGGTTATGGGATGGACTATTTTCCCAATGAGTTTGAAAAACTGCCCCAACTAGAGTCTCTCAAAATAGTAGCAAACCTGTTTAACAATCCTTATCAACACTTTCCTGATTCGATATTTACCTTGCCCCGGCTAAAGTCATTACATATATATGCCGACATTCAGATGCTTGCCGGGCTACCCAATAGTTTACAAAACCTGGAATCCCTTTGTTTGTATTACAACAACCTGTCGGCAAAGTCGATGGAGGCAATATGTGGGTTAAGCAAACTGCATACGCTACTACTTACCAATTACTATTACAATGGCAAACCCCTGTTCCTACCCAATGACATTGGTAACCTGAAATCGCTTCAAAAGCTGGAACTATACAATAACTATATTCAAGACCTGCCCAACGCTATCAGAAGCCTAACCCAACTCGAATGGCTCAACCTGTGCAATGGTCGGTTCGATTCGTTGCCTTTTGTGGCTGGTGATTTGCCCCTGCTCAAAGCCTTGATTTTGGAACAAAACAAGCAAATGGATGTGTCCAAAGAGCTTCGTAAGTTTGTGCACGCCCCCATTGTTCACCTCAATCTTAAAAGTTGTGGGTTGGATTCTTTCCCTGAAGAAGTATTCAAGCTTCGCCAGTTGCAATACCTCAATGTGTCAAACAACCGGATTGACAAACTACCGCTTGATATTGTAAACCTGCCCGAATTGCACTCTATAGAAACAACCAAAACGCTACTGGCAAAATCTACCGAAGCCAAAAGCGGCAAACCAATCAATAAATTACTCAAACTACTTAAAGAAAATAAATCGACCGAAACTTTTAAAAAAATAAGTTTGGCACTTTTGGTCAATGACAAAGACTACCTGGCACAGGTGCCACCTCACAGCTTATTGCCTGCCCTCAATACCCCCCAAAGTGTAGTCAGAGAAAATGCCTTGGTGGCGTTGGAGCATCACTTTACCGACAAAACAGATAGCCTGAGGCATCCTCAGACAGTTGTGACGATTATTGGCAAAAACAAGGGTTTACCCATCAATAAAACATACCAACAACTTAAAAAACAAGGCGTACAAACTTCGCGTACGCTGCAAGATATTACTACCCACGTGGTGTTGGGTACCGAACCAGGCGAAAAACTAGACAAGGCACTGGCGCTCGACCCGGTATGGGTATTGCCTCAACAGCTGAGGGTTTTTTTGCAAAAAAACGAAGTACCTTACTTAATGCAAGCCACCGAAGGGCAAAGCTCTTCAGACAGTCTGGAAGATTTATTGCAAAATAGCGACCCACAAAATGTGATTTTAGGGCTTACAATGATGATGGAGGGGGGCATACCCAACGACTTGGTGTATGACATTGTGATATTGTCGCTTAAGAAAAGCTACCCACCCAGTCAGGCGGCAAAAAAAGTACTGGAGCGTTATACCAGCGAAGAGTTTAGGGCGGTTATTCGAAAACATTCGCGCAAAGCAATGGTCAATATTTTGCGGGCTTTGCACGAAGAGCCGCTCATTGATCAAAAAAGGCTGGCGATATCAGCCCTTAAATTCTTTAAGAATGAGCCCAATCGTTACTATTATTTTAACCGATTGCAACGGGTGGCTTTTGAGCTGTGTTTTAAGCAAGGAGGCGAGGTAGCAAAACTGGCTATAGAAGCACGAACACAAGATCAAACGCTGGAGTTGACGGGTTTTTACATAAAAAAAATACCTGAAGAACTGCGTAATTTTAAAAATATAAAGGTCATGCATTTGGGGGGCAATGGCTTAAGAATGCTGCCAGATTGGTTTATAGAGCTCAAGAAACTTGAGCGGCTAGAGCTTACCAACAATATGTTTAATAAAACTGAAAAAGCCCGGATTGTGGAGCTATTGCCGCAAGTACAGGTGTTGTTTTAG
- a CDS encoding RDD family protein: protein MNINTEYCLKYCSICHHQKIDFQQGIVCGLTDKKPNFHETCDHFVKAEHKTEKDGQKYLKNVVKSQMVGASTRFVHSFIDPIVVGMLITGILQFIPNSIANALFNQLNIIDLYLLIYGAILGYYILMEGFLGKTVAKALSKTKVVDMEGNHPGWSKIIIRSLCRLIPFNALSFLGSDASGWHNKISGTRVVHDYEN, encoded by the coding sequence ATGAACATTAATACCGAATATTGTTTGAAATATTGCAGTATTTGTCATCATCAAAAGATTGACTTTCAGCAAGGAATAGTATGTGGGTTGACTGACAAAAAACCCAATTTTCATGAAACTTGTGATCATTTTGTAAAAGCCGAGCATAAAACAGAAAAAGATGGACAAAAATACCTCAAAAATGTAGTAAAAAGTCAAATGGTAGGCGCAAGTACACGGTTTGTACACAGTTTTATAGATCCTATTGTTGTAGGAATGCTCATCACTGGCATCCTCCAATTTATACCTAATAGCATTGCCAATGCACTTTTTAATCAATTAAATATCATTGATCTATATTTACTTATTTACGGGGCAATATTAGGTTATTATATTTTGATGGAAGGATTTTTGGGTAAAACTGTAGCAAAAGCACTCTCAAAAACAAAAGTAGTGGATATGGAAGGTAACCACCCAGGGTGGTCAAAAATCATCATACGTTCTTTATGTCGCCTCATCCCTTTTAATGCCTTATCATTCCTTGGCAGTGACGCTTCGGGTTGGCACAATAAAATATCAGGTACCAGAGTTGTTCACGATTACGAAAACTAG
- a CDS encoding DUF2911 domain-containing protein — translation MKKVLIILLGIVVVLVMAFWGIRSYTKRYSPDATANYSKNGLKINIKYCQPSKKNRVIFGNIVPYGKVWRTGANEITEVTFNKDVTVGNTKVNAGSYALFSIPTENEWTIILNSGNRTFWGQRSWGTQYDKEKDVTRVKVSASNTDSVAERFTIDIKEGEKQGAVIHLYWDKLKVNIPVKKQ, via the coding sequence ATGAAGAAAGTACTCATTATTCTTTTAGGCATTGTAGTAGTACTCGTGATGGCTTTTTGGGGTATACGCAGTTATACCAAGCGTTATAGTCCTGATGCCACCGCAAACTACAGCAAAAATGGGCTTAAAATTAACATAAAATATTGCCAGCCGTCTAAAAAGAACCGAGTAATTTTTGGAAATATTGTGCCTTATGGCAAAGTATGGAGAACCGGAGCGAACGAAATAACCGAAGTAACCTTTAATAAAGATGTAACTGTAGGCAATACCAAGGTAAACGCGGGGTCTTATGCGTTGTTTTCGATACCTACCGAAAACGAGTGGACTATTATTTTAAATAGTGGCAACCGTACTTTCTGGGGGCAACGAAGCTGGGGCACCCAATATGACAAAGAAAAGGATGTAACCAGGGTAAAAGTGTCTGCCAGTAATACCGACAGTGTGGCCGAACGTTTTACTATTGATATAAAAGAAGGTGAAAAGCAAGGAGCAGTTATTCACCTTTATTGGGACAAATTAAAGGTAAACATACCTGTAAAGAAACAATAA